Proteins encoded within one genomic window of Actinoplanes octamycinicus:
- a CDS encoding GntR family transcriptional regulator, translating to MTAVPDDGYRSRQRQLAGDLRALILAGDIGPAQRLPSTAELTRRYAVTNMTVTRALRILKAEGLVTGHKGRSVTATGRRPATVAAGFEDGEARLLEVGETPAPAPVARAFGLDRAEPVVVRHQLRLLDTEPAELSWTYYPATLARGTVLAGPDPLPEGSPAALAGLGHPLRRVVDQVSVRPATVAEFLALRLPEDIPVLRQFRVGYTDGERPVEATVMIKAGQQFEIRYEVPAPG from the coding sequence TTGACTGCCGTTCCGGACGACGGTTACCGCTCGCGTCAGCGGCAGCTCGCCGGCGACCTGCGCGCGCTGATCCTGGCCGGCGACATCGGCCCCGCCCAGCGCCTGCCGAGCACCGCCGAACTGACCCGGCGCTACGCGGTCACCAACATGACGGTCACCCGGGCGCTGCGCATCCTCAAGGCCGAGGGCCTGGTCACCGGGCACAAGGGACGGTCGGTGACGGCGACCGGCCGGCGCCCGGCCACGGTGGCCGCCGGCTTCGAGGACGGCGAGGCCCGGCTGCTCGAGGTCGGCGAGACGCCGGCGCCGGCCCCGGTCGCGCGAGCCTTCGGCCTGGACCGGGCCGAGCCGGTGGTGGTCCGTCACCAGCTGCGGCTGCTCGACACCGAGCCGGCCGAGCTGAGCTGGACCTACTACCCGGCCACGCTGGCCCGCGGCACGGTGCTGGCCGGGCCGGACCCGCTGCCGGAGGGCTCACCGGCGGCGCTGGCCGGGCTCGGGCACCCGCTGCGGCGCGTCGTCGACCAGGTGTCGGTGCGCCCGGCCACGGTGGCCGAGTTCCTCGCGCTGCGGCTGCCCGAGGACATCCCGGTGCTCCGGCAGTTCCGGGTCGGTTACACCGACGGCGAGCGGCCGGTCGAGGCGACCGTGATGATCAAGGCCGGCCAGCAGTTCGAGATCCGTTACGAGGTGCCGGCACCCGGTTGA
- a CDS encoding flavin reductase family protein, translating into MTIHSTDPFAVPDGEKSPVRRLRGRLAAPVTLWTASGPAGLTVSSTLVADGDPGRVLGLIDEESDFWDAAERAGRFAVTPLTPADRQLADKFAGLMPAPGGLFATGEWRETAYGPVPAHAGAWAGCRLDGSRPCGWALLVEAVIEEASFPAATPPLVHFRGRYAELTDR; encoded by the coding sequence GTGACGATTCACTCCACCGACCCGTTCGCCGTGCCGGACGGGGAGAAGTCGCCGGTGCGGCGGCTCCGCGGCCGGCTCGCCGCCCCGGTCACGCTCTGGACCGCGTCCGGCCCGGCCGGGCTCACCGTCTCCTCCACCCTGGTCGCCGACGGTGACCCGGGCCGGGTGCTCGGCCTGATCGACGAGGAGAGCGACTTCTGGGACGCCGCCGAGCGGGCCGGGCGGTTCGCGGTCACCCCGCTCACCCCGGCCGACCGGCAGCTGGCCGACAAGTTCGCCGGGCTGATGCCGGCGCCGGGTGGGCTGTTCGCCACCGGCGAGTGGCGGGAGACCGCGTACGGGCCGGTGCCCGCGCACGCCGGGGCCTGGGCCGGCTGCCGGCTGGACGGCTCCCGGCCGTGCGGCTGGGCGCTGCTGGTCGAGGCGGTCATCGAGGAGGCGTCGTTCCCGGCGGCCACCCCGCCGCTGGTGCACTTCCGGGGACGGTACGCGGAGCTGACTGACCGCTGA
- a CDS encoding DUF485 domain-containing protein, with protein MPATPERYLEVQNSEEFGRLRHTLRRFIFPTTIAFILWYALYVLLTAYARDFMAIKLVGNINVGLLFGLLQFVSTFVIAWYYAKFAAQKVDPLADDIYKEIDHQGTADTATTAATDEGSTV; from the coding sequence GTGCCGGCCACCCCCGAGAGATATCTCGAGGTGCAGAACTCCGAGGAATTCGGGCGACTGCGCCATACGCTCCGCCGCTTCATCTTCCCGACGACGATCGCGTTCATCCTCTGGTACGCGCTGTATGTCCTGCTCACCGCGTACGCGCGGGACTTCATGGCGATCAAGCTGGTCGGCAACATCAACGTCGGCCTGCTGTTCGGCCTGCTCCAGTTCGTCTCCACGTTCGTGATCGCCTGGTACTACGCGAAGTTCGCCGCGCAGAAGGTCGACCCGCTCGCGGACGACATCTACAAGGAGATCGACCACCAGGGCACCGCCGACACCGCCACCACCGCGGCCACCGATGAGGGGAGCACGGTCTGA
- a CDS encoding solute symporter family protein, giving the protein MFLSAEAASSTSRTLTITLFLIFVAITLGITIWASRQTKTATDFYAGGRQFSGFQNGMAIGGDYMSAASFLGIAGLIALYGYDGFLYSIGFLVAWLVALLLVAEFLRNSGRYTMADVLAFRMRQRPVRLGASVSTVVVSIFYLIAQMVGAGALVSLLLGITADQTFLGMNAGTAKTVTIILVGALMIVYVVVGGMKGTTYVQIVKAFMLMTGALVMTLLVLAHYKFNLSALLGDAAAQSGKGAAFLEPGLRYGVETAGDATKTFYSKMDLLSLGLALVLGTAGLPHILTRFYTVPTARIARKSVLWAIGIIGTFYLFTLALGFGAAALVGGKAITAQDKAGNTAAPQLAQKLGIDYLGGETGGAVLLAIIAAVAFATILAVVAGLTLASSSSVAHDFYANVLKRGQASERSEVGVARISAFVIGAVAITLSIFAQSLNVAFLVALAFAVAASANLPAILYSLFWRRFNTAGALWSIYGGLLSAVILVFFSPVVSGSPTAMFPDQDWHWFPLSNPGIISIPLGFFFGWLGTVLSKETDEKKYAELEVRSLTGHGAH; this is encoded by the coding sequence ATGTTCCTCTCGGCCGAGGCCGCGTCCAGCACCTCGCGGACGCTGACCATCACGCTCTTCCTGATCTTCGTGGCGATCACCCTGGGCATCACCATCTGGGCGAGCCGGCAGACCAAGACCGCCACCGACTTCTACGCCGGCGGCCGGCAGTTCTCCGGCTTCCAGAACGGCATGGCGATCGGCGGCGACTACATGTCGGCCGCGTCGTTCCTCGGCATCGCCGGCCTGATCGCGCTCTACGGCTACGACGGCTTCCTCTACTCGATCGGCTTCCTGGTCGCCTGGCTGGTGGCGCTGCTGCTGGTCGCCGAGTTCCTGCGCAACTCCGGCCGGTACACGATGGCCGACGTGCTGGCCTTCCGGATGCGCCAGCGCCCGGTCCGGCTGGGCGCCTCGGTCTCCACCGTGGTGGTGTCGATCTTCTACCTGATCGCCCAGATGGTCGGCGCCGGCGCGCTGGTGTCGCTGCTGCTGGGGATCACCGCGGACCAGACCTTCCTGGGGATGAACGCCGGCACCGCCAAGACCGTCACGATCATCCTGGTCGGCGCCCTGATGATCGTCTACGTGGTGGTCGGCGGCATGAAGGGCACCACCTACGTGCAGATCGTCAAGGCGTTCATGCTGATGACCGGCGCCCTGGTGATGACCCTGCTGGTGCTGGCGCACTACAAGTTCAACCTGTCCGCGCTGCTCGGTGACGCCGCCGCGCAGTCCGGCAAGGGCGCCGCCTTCCTGGAACCGGGCCTGCGGTACGGCGTGGAGACGGCCGGCGACGCGACGAAGACCTTCTACAGCAAGATGGACCTGCTCTCGCTGGGCCTCGCGCTGGTCCTCGGCACGGCCGGTCTGCCGCACATCCTGACCCGGTTCTACACCGTGCCGACCGCCCGGATCGCCCGCAAGAGCGTGCTCTGGGCGATCGGCATCATCGGTACCTTCTACCTGTTCACCCTGGCCCTCGGCTTCGGCGCGGCGGCCCTGGTGGGCGGCAAGGCGATCACCGCGCAGGACAAGGCGGGCAACACCGCGGCGCCGCAGCTGGCACAGAAGCTCGGCATCGACTACCTGGGCGGGGAGACCGGCGGCGCGGTGCTGCTGGCGATCATCGCGGCGGTCGCCTTCGCGACCATCCTGGCCGTGGTGGCCGGCCTGACCCTGGCGTCGTCGTCGAGCGTGGCGCACGACTTCTACGCCAACGTGCTCAAGCGAGGCCAGGCGTCCGAGCGCAGCGAGGTCGGCGTCGCCCGGATCTCCGCCTTCGTGATCGGCGCGGTCGCGATCACGCTGTCCATCTTCGCGCAGAGCCTGAACGTGGCGTTCCTGGTCGCGCTGGCCTTCGCGGTGGCCGCGTCGGCGAACCTGCCGGCCATCCTCTACAGCCTGTTCTGGCGGCGCTTCAACACCGCCGGCGCGCTCTGGTCGATCTACGGCGGCCTGCTCAGCGCGGTGATCCTGGTGTTCTTCTCGCCGGTGGTGTCCGGTTCGCCCACGGCGATGTTCCCGGACCAGGACTGGCACTGGTTCCCGCTGTCCAACCCGGGCATCATCTCGATCCCGCTGGGCTTCTTCTTCGGCTGGCTGGGCACCGTGCTCAGCAAGGAGACCGACGAGAAGAAGTACGCCGAGCTGGAGGTCCGGTCGCTGACCGGGCACGGCGCCCACTGA
- a CDS encoding LCP family protein, whose protein sequence is MSATTSPSGNSSGRASVPPSGPTGRPVSPGGPGERGRSYGGGSYKGGRTKPRWGRIALVAGAVVLVLAVIGGVYAINYVNGIDDDLKRTDAFAGLTGDRPAKTVDGAFNILLVGSDSRDPDAKEDQANAWRADTLMLMHVPADHKSAQLISIPRDLWVVVPKANGAACSEGSRAKINASFAFGGLPRAVHTVECLTGVKIDHVVAIDFGGFKEVTNALGGVDLKVDKTITSIHKPFRVFKKGMMHMNGAQALDWVRQRYQFPRGDFDRQRHQQEFLKAIMDKAASSGTLTSPGKLDDFLTAVAAAVTVDQDFSLKDIALQFRNLRSDNLTFLTSPNKGSETINGQSVVVSDREKALALFEAVKSDKMTDYLAANPVKKS, encoded by the coding sequence ATGTCTGCGACCACCTCTCCCAGCGGCAACTCCTCCGGACGGGCCTCCGTCCCGCCGTCCGGGCCGACCGGACGCCCGGTCTCCCCCGGTGGGCCGGGTGAGCGGGGCCGGTCCTACGGCGGCGGCTCCTACAAGGGCGGCCGCACCAAGCCGCGCTGGGGCCGGATCGCCCTGGTCGCCGGCGCCGTGGTGCTGGTCCTCGCGGTGATCGGCGGCGTCTACGCGATCAACTACGTCAACGGCATCGACGACGACCTCAAGCGCACCGACGCCTTCGCCGGGCTCACCGGCGACCGGCCGGCCAAGACGGTGGACGGCGCGTTCAACATCCTGCTCGTCGGCAGCGACTCGCGGGACCCGGACGCCAAGGAGGACCAGGCGAACGCCTGGCGCGCGGACACGCTGATGCTCATGCACGTGCCGGCCGACCACAAGAGCGCCCAGCTCATCTCGATTCCCCGGGACCTGTGGGTGGTCGTGCCCAAGGCCAACGGCGCGGCGTGCAGCGAGGGCTCGCGGGCGAAGATCAACGCCTCGTTCGCCTTCGGTGGCCTGCCCCGCGCGGTGCACACCGTCGAGTGCCTGACCGGCGTGAAGATCGACCACGTGGTGGCGATCGACTTCGGCGGCTTCAAGGAGGTCACCAACGCGCTCGGCGGCGTCGACCTCAAAGTCGACAAGACCATCACGTCGATCCACAAGCCGTTCCGGGTGTTCAAGAAGGGCATGATGCACATGAACGGCGCCCAGGCCCTGGACTGGGTGCGCCAGCGGTACCAGTTCCCCCGCGGTGACTTCGACCGGCAGCGGCACCAGCAGGAGTTCCTCAAAGCGATCATGGACAAGGCGGCCAGCAGCGGCACGCTGACCAGCCCCGGCAAGCTGGACGACTTCCTCACCGCGGTGGCCGCCGCGGTCACCGTCGACCAGGACTTCTCGCTCAAGGACATCGCCCTGCAGTTCCGCAACCTGCGCTCGGACAACCTGACCTTCCTGACCAGCCCGAACAAGGGCAGCGAGACGATCAACGGGCAGTCCGTGGTGGTCTCCGACCGGGAGAAGGCGCTGGCCCTGTTCGAAGCGGTCAAGTCCGACAAAATGACGGACTACCTCGCGGCGAACCCGGTCAAGAAGTCCTGA
- a CDS encoding rhodanese-like domain-containing protein, protein MFGPQVPSVTPDQVGADAYLLDVREPDEWVAGHAPGAHHLPMMEVPARMAEVPADGEVVVICRAGGRSGQVVAYLMNNGWDNVRNLDGGMQSWAAHGRDLVSEDGQSARVL, encoded by the coding sequence GTGTTCGGACCTCAGGTACCCAGCGTGACCCCGGATCAGGTCGGCGCCGACGCCTACCTCCTCGACGTTCGCGAGCCGGACGAGTGGGTGGCCGGGCATGCGCCCGGCGCCCACCACCTGCCGATGATGGAGGTGCCGGCCCGGATGGCCGAGGTGCCCGCCGACGGCGAGGTCGTGGTGATCTGCCGGGCCGGCGGCCGGTCCGGCCAGGTGGTGGCCTACCTGATGAACAACGGGTGGGACAACGTGCGCAACCTCGACGGGGGGATGCAGTCCTGGGCGGCGCACGGCCGTGACCTGGTCAGCGAGGACGGACAGTCGGCCCGGGTGCTGTGA
- a CDS encoding glycerophosphodiester phosphodiesterase, whose protein sequence is MTSGYRPLVFAHRGGADALPEHTLGAYLRALEDGVDGLECDVRLTRDGHLVCVHDRRLNRTSNGKGLVSRRTLAQLDEFNYGSWHPGYPADEELPDLSRLLTLERLLEAVVDSGRPVRLLIETKHPSRYGAEVERRLVRMLRRFGLAEPKPDDPVQVTVMSFAALALRRIRAQAPGVPTVYLLELLPPGVGKGKLPFGARIAGPGVDLVRSRPGLLPAMRAAGHRTYVWTVNEPDDLELVLQHRVDGVISDRPKFVLERLAQM, encoded by the coding sequence GTGACCAGCGGGTACCGGCCACTCGTCTTCGCCCATCGGGGCGGCGCCGACGCGTTGCCCGAGCACACGCTCGGGGCCTACCTGCGCGCGCTGGAGGACGGCGTCGACGGGCTGGAGTGCGACGTCCGGCTCACCCGCGACGGCCACCTGGTCTGCGTGCACGACCGCCGGCTGAACCGGACCAGCAACGGCAAAGGGCTGGTCAGCCGGCGCACCCTGGCCCAGCTCGACGAGTTCAACTACGGCTCCTGGCACCCCGGCTACCCGGCCGACGAGGAGCTGCCCGACCTGAGCCGGCTGCTCACCCTGGAGCGGCTGCTGGAGGCGGTGGTGGACTCCGGCCGGCCGGTGCGCCTGCTGATCGAGACCAAACACCCGTCCCGGTACGGCGCCGAGGTGGAGCGCCGGCTGGTCCGGATGCTGCGCCGGTTCGGGCTGGCCGAGCCGAAACCGGACGACCCGGTGCAGGTGACGGTGATGTCGTTCGCGGCGCTGGCGCTGCGCCGGATCCGCGCCCAGGCGCCCGGCGTGCCCACCGTCTACCTGCTGGAGCTGCTGCCGCCCGGGGTGGGCAAGGGCAAGCTGCCGTTCGGCGCGCGGATCGCCGGGCCCGGCGTGGACCTGGTCCGCAGCCGGCCCGGGCTGCTGCCGGCGATGCGGGCGGCCGGCCACCGGACGTACGTCTGGACCGTCAACGAGCCGGACGACCTGGAGTTGGTCCTCCAGCACCGGGTGGACGGCGTGATCAGCGACCGGCCGAAGTTCGTGCTGGAGCGACTGGCACAGATGTGA
- a CDS encoding sensor histidine kinase has product MPDRPDYPALTRGQIAVLDRVNAGESGLPVLQQLVRLAQDVLGARGAGFAEYTGGHGRIIAATGVCKPAVGRRVERRLEGTGRTQLIPLDSVNDEFARQIEGGDLRHMLGARCEAEDAFAGSLHVYFGADAGEPGAEHHAVLELLAGHIGRLYRLGAGLPVHPAPAPEEAGAQADRDLWVAVTSHELRTPVTVIKGYADTLTNHWDTLGEPGRREAVRVIGNRAGELARLVDRLLSAASDDGVVGSAPAGPFDLVEALREAVGELPADLRRRIELGRMPGDLPKAYGNRDSIATILTELTTNAEKYSEPDTTVELCAGMDDDVLRFRVADRGVGIAPEHVERAFERYWQAEGGDRHHHPGAGLGLYLVRRMVERQHGWVSLRPREGGGTVAEVRLPRA; this is encoded by the coding sequence ATGCCGGATCGTCCCGACTATCCAGCGCTGACCCGGGGTCAGATCGCGGTCCTCGACCGCGTCAACGCCGGGGAGAGCGGCCTGCCCGTGCTGCAGCAGCTGGTCCGCCTGGCGCAGGACGTGCTCGGCGCGCGCGGGGCCGGCTTCGCGGAGTACACCGGCGGCCACGGCCGGATCATCGCGGCGACCGGGGTCTGCAAGCCGGCCGTCGGCCGCCGGGTGGAGCGCCGCCTGGAGGGCACCGGCCGCACCCAGCTGATCCCGCTGGACTCGGTGAACGACGAGTTCGCCCGGCAGATCGAGGGCGGCGACCTGCGGCACATGCTGGGCGCCCGATGCGAGGCCGAGGACGCGTTCGCCGGTTCGCTGCACGTCTACTTCGGCGCCGACGCCGGCGAGCCCGGAGCCGAGCACCACGCGGTGCTGGAGCTGCTGGCCGGGCACATCGGGCGGCTCTACCGGCTCGGCGCCGGGCTGCCGGTGCACCCGGCCCCGGCCCCGGAGGAGGCCGGCGCGCAGGCCGACCGGGACCTCTGGGTCGCGGTCACCAGCCACGAGCTGCGCACCCCGGTGACGGTGATCAAGGGGTACGCGGACACCCTCACCAACCACTGGGACACCCTGGGCGAGCCGGGCCGCCGGGAAGCGGTCCGGGTGATCGGCAACCGGGCCGGCGAGCTGGCCCGGCTGGTCGACCGGCTGCTCTCCGCGGCCAGCGACGACGGCGTGGTCGGTTCCGCCCCGGCCGGCCCGTTCGACCTGGTCGAGGCGTTGCGTGAGGCGGTCGGCGAGCTGCCGGCCGACCTGCGGCGCCGGATCGAGCTCGGCCGGATGCCCGGCGACCTGCCGAAGGCGTACGGGAACCGGGATTCGATCGCCACCATCCTCACCGAGCTCACCACGAACGCGGAGAAGTACTCGGAGCCGGACACCACGGTCGAGCTGTGCGCCGGGATGGACGACGACGTGCTGCGCTTCCGGGTCGCCGACCGCGGCGTCGGCATCGCGCCCGAGCACGTGGAGCGCGCCTTCGAGCGCTACTGGCAGGCCGAGGGCGGCGACCGGCACCACCACCCGGGTGCCGGCCTGGGCCTCTACCTGGTCCGGCGGATGGTGGAGCGGCAGCACGGCTGGGTGTCGCTGCGCCCACGCGAGGGCGGCGGGACGGTCGCCGAGGTCCGCCTGCCCCGCGCCTGA
- a CDS encoding DUF5926 family protein, with protein sequence MSKRRNRESAPKTKVRDIFVARPFEGLADEPEWVALRELVPAASAPLTLKPEILEEYGDRPVTLSTVLPMAWPAMSRRDGAVFIGLQRHVQSGDVSRDLAVAILAALRTTPGDPVSVPALPGEGPRLQDVLVDGPLEVTMHDGFEYWLDADQLQDASVKASLERANASIYPTVRLAAAKAAYWCRIAPDKGHVRWVLGEGEDRALDTLARLSAAGELLLRDDTKFAGMFRAHGLLVPVWDIPGEPEAADWEAPLADFAKRYQDTLAITEPLDAAARRARQGLIGRQLTLR encoded by the coding sequence GTGAGCAAGCGTCGTAACCGCGAGTCCGCCCCCAAGACCAAGGTGCGCGACATCTTCGTCGCCCGTCCGTTCGAGGGCCTGGCCGACGAGCCCGAATGGGTCGCGCTGCGTGAGCTGGTCCCGGCCGCCTCCGCTCCGCTGACCCTGAAGCCGGAGATCCTCGAGGAGTACGGCGACCGCCCCGTCACCCTCTCCACCGTGCTGCCGATGGCCTGGCCGGCCATGTCCCGCCGGGACGGCGCGGTCTTCATCGGCCTGCAGCGGCACGTGCAGTCCGGGGACGTCTCCCGCGACCTGGCGGTGGCCATCCTGGCCGCGCTGCGCACCACCCCGGGCGACCCGGTGTCGGTGCCGGCGCTGCCCGGCGAGGGCCCGCGCCTGCAGGACGTGCTGGTCGACGGCCCGCTCGAGGTCACCATGCACGACGGCTTCGAGTACTGGCTGGACGCCGACCAGCTGCAGGACGCCAGCGTGAAGGCGTCGCTGGAGCGGGCCAACGCGTCGATCTACCCGACCGTCCGGCTGGCCGCGGCGAAGGCCGCGTACTGGTGCCGGATCGCGCCGGACAAGGGCCACGTCCGCTGGGTGCTCGGCGAGGGCGAGGACCGCGCGCTGGACACCCTGGCCCGCCTGTCGGCCGCCGGCGAGCTGCTGCTGCGCGACGACACCAAGTTCGCCGGCATGTTCCGCGCGCACGGCCTGCTGGTGCCGGTCTGGGACATTCCGGGCGAGCCGGAGGCCGCGGACTGGGAGGCCCCGCTGGCCGACTTCGCCAAGCGCTACCAGGACACGCTGGCGATCACCGAGCCGCTCGACGCCGCGGCCCGCCGCGCCCGCCAGGGCCTCATCGGCCGCCAGCTGACCCTCCGCTGA
- a CDS encoding IS110 family transposase, giving the protein MGQLIIGVDPHKRSATIEIINEREQVLARGRYGTDTGGYQQLLAAGRRHAGRVWAVEGCNGIGRHLAQRLVADGETVLDVPAKLAAKARNFDTGHGRKTDGHDAHHIAVTALRTPGLHQVRADGATVALRLLADRRDQLGATRTETINRLHQLLLELIPGGAKKNLTTDQARTLLERVSVPAGDIVTATRYQLAGDLVDELTTLDTKIKAANRQLTTVLAATGTQLTSLNGIGPSGAARLLGDIGDIHRFPTRGHFATWNGTAPIDVSSGDHHHHRLNRAGNRRINRVLHIMVITQLRYDTPARAYYQHKRAEGKTAMEAMRALKRRLSDTVYRQMIKDAAAATTPATDPGGHTGATRNSSAADPNPKIDTSEKSQPGPANHHPKTSPTPTP; this is encoded by the coding sequence ATGGGTCAGCTGATCATTGGGGTCGATCCGCACAAGCGGTCCGCGACGATCGAGATCATCAACGAGCGTGAACAGGTACTGGCCCGCGGTAGGTACGGCACCGACACCGGCGGCTACCAGCAGCTGCTCGCTGCCGGCCGCCGTCACGCCGGCCGGGTGTGGGCGGTCGAGGGCTGTAACGGCATCGGCCGGCACCTGGCCCAGCGGCTGGTCGCCGACGGCGAAACCGTGCTGGACGTCCCGGCGAAACTCGCCGCGAAAGCCCGCAACTTCGACACCGGCCACGGCCGCAAAACCGACGGTCACGACGCCCACCACATCGCCGTGACAGCGCTACGCACCCCGGGCCTGCACCAGGTTCGTGCCGACGGCGCCACCGTCGCGCTGCGGCTGCTGGCCGACCGCCGCGACCAGCTCGGCGCCACCCGCACCGAGACCATCAACCGGCTGCACCAGCTACTGCTCGAACTGATCCCCGGCGGCGCGAAGAAGAACCTGACCACCGACCAGGCCCGCACCCTGCTCGAACGCGTCAGCGTCCCGGCCGGCGACATCGTCACCGCCACCCGCTATCAGCTGGCCGGCGACCTGGTCGACGAGCTCACCACCCTGGACACCAAGATCAAAGCAGCCAACCGGCAGCTGACGACCGTGCTGGCCGCCACCGGCACCCAGCTGACCAGCCTCAACGGCATCGGCCCCTCCGGCGCCGCCCGCCTGCTCGGCGACATCGGCGACATCCACCGCTTCCCGACCCGCGGACACTTCGCCACCTGGAACGGCACCGCCCCCATCGACGTGTCCTCCGGCGACCATCACCATCACCGGCTCAACCGGGCCGGGAACCGGCGCATCAACCGGGTCCTGCACATCATGGTCATCACCCAGCTCCGCTACGACACCCCCGCACGCGCCTATTACCAGCACAAACGCGCCGAAGGCAAAACCGCGATGGAAGCCATGCGAGCGTTGAAACGACGCCTGTCCGACACCGTCTACCGACAAATGATCAAAGACGCGGCAGCCGCAACAACCCCGGCGACGGATCCGGGAGGACACACGGGGGCGACTCGAAACTCCAGCGCGGCCGACCCAAACCCCAAGATCGACACTTCGGAAAAGTCACAACCCGGACCCGCCAACCACCACCCTAAAACATCCCCCACACCAACCCCTTGA
- a CDS encoding arginine deiminase — MYVDSEVSRLHTVLLHRPGKELARLTPRNSGSLLFDGIPWVGRAQEEHDRFAEALRSRGVEVLHLDRLLAETLAVPEARAELTAGVLADRRLGDGLRAGVAAYLADQDPDRLAEVLIAGLAHEEVKPGGGSLVYEMLQPNDFVIDPLPNLLFTRDSSVWVRDRVAVTSLAMPARRRETTLTHAVYRYHPRFAGAELLYEPALEHVEGGDVLVLAPQVLAIGVGERTTPAGAERLARRVLAAGLAHTVLAVPIAQERATMHLDTVCTMVDADAVVMYPIVADTLRAWTITAGDGDELVVRQPRPFLEAAAEAMGIDHLRVIDTGLDPVTAEREQWDDGNNTLAIAPRLCVAYERNVETNAQLERAGIEVVRIQGSELGSGRGGPRCMSCPIQRAPLAG; from the coding sequence GTGTACGTCGACAGTGAAGTCAGCCGCCTGCACACCGTCCTGCTGCACCGGCCGGGCAAGGAGCTGGCCCGCCTCACGCCGCGCAACAGCGGCTCGTTGCTCTTCGATGGCATCCCCTGGGTGGGTCGCGCCCAGGAGGAGCACGACCGGTTCGCCGAGGCGCTGCGGTCCCGCGGCGTCGAGGTGCTCCACTTGGACCGGCTGCTGGCCGAGACGCTCGCCGTCCCGGAGGCCCGCGCCGAGCTGACCGCCGGGGTGCTCGCCGATCGCCGGCTGGGCGACGGGCTGCGCGCCGGCGTCGCCGCCTACCTGGCCGACCAGGACCCGGACCGGCTGGCCGAGGTGCTGATCGCCGGGCTGGCCCACGAGGAGGTGAAGCCGGGCGGCGGCAGCCTGGTCTACGAGATGCTGCAGCCCAACGACTTCGTCATCGACCCGCTGCCCAACCTGCTCTTCACCCGCGACTCGTCGGTCTGGGTGCGCGACCGGGTCGCGGTCACCAGCCTGGCGATGCCAGCCCGGCGCCGGGAGACCACGCTCACCCATGCGGTGTACCGCTACCACCCGCGGTTCGCCGGCGCCGAGCTGCTCTACGAGCCGGCCCTGGAGCACGTGGAGGGCGGAGACGTGCTGGTGCTGGCGCCCCAGGTGCTGGCCATCGGGGTCGGCGAGCGGACCACCCCGGCCGGCGCCGAGCGGCTGGCCCGCCGGGTGCTGGCGGCCGGCCTGGCGCACACCGTGCTGGCCGTGCCGATCGCCCAGGAACGGGCCACCATGCACCTGGACACCGTCTGCACCATGGTGGACGCCGACGCGGTGGTGATGTACCCGATCGTCGCCGACACCCTGCGGGCCTGGACGATCACCGCGGGCGACGGCGACGAACTGGTGGTCCGCCAGCCGCGCCCGTTCCTGGAGGCGGCCGCCGAGGCGATGGGCATCGACCACCTGCGGGTGATCGACACCGGGCTGGACCCGGTCACCGCCGAGCGCGAGCAGTGGGACGACGGCAACAACACCCTGGCCATCGCGCCCCGGCTGTGCGTCGCCTACGAGCGCAACGTGGAGACGAACGCGCAGCTCGAGCGCGCCGGCATCGAGGTGGTCCGGATCCAGGGCTCGGAGCTGGGCAGCGGCCGCGGCGGGCCGCGCTGCATGAGCTGTCCGATCCAGCGAGCCCCGCTGGCCGGGTGA
- a CDS encoding PAS domain-containing protein has product MAHVELSLSGAFVPQARTPAEAEFITSIERWSGTVAAADEPCLVVDAGGAILAVSPSASELLGLGKPAEALGKRLTASLQLIDFTAGAGPLEEPEAEKIPPLLAVRSERLARGLMRVVPEGGKAPLTVDAISTPLLAGDRVAGSMTFLSPVHY; this is encoded by the coding sequence GTGGCGCATGTTGAGCTCTCCCTCTCGGGAGCGTTCGTCCCTCAGGCACGCACACCGGCCGAGGCCGAGTTCATCACCAGCATCGAGCGCTGGTCCGGCACCGTGGCAGCGGCCGACGAGCCGTGCCTGGTCGTCGACGCCGGCGGCGCGATCCTGGCCGTCTCGCCGTCCGCCAGCGAGCTGCTCGGGCTGGGCAAACCGGCTGAGGCTCTCGGCAAGCGGCTGACCGCGTCGCTGCAGCTGATCGACTTTACGGCCGGCGCCGGCCCGCTCGAGGAGCCCGAGGCGGAGAAGATCCCCCCGCTGCTCGCGGTCCGCAGCGAGCGGCTGGCGCGCGGCCTGATGCGGGTCGTGCCGGAGGGCGGGAAGGCGCCGCTGACCGTGGACGCGATCTCCACACCGCTGCTGGCGGGCGACCGGGTGGCCGGTTCGATGACCTTCCTGTCCCCCGTGCACTACTGA